From one Trifolium pratense cultivar HEN17-A07 linkage group LG1, ARS_RC_1.1, whole genome shotgun sequence genomic stretch:
- the LOC123919743 gene encoding uncharacterized protein LOC123919743 — MVECHNCMKKGHMASNCCRYCKTAGHLIQNCPTRPPRSNQNKNQHRHNSSRSVITTDAAANGFLESSQSALSITNIQSLLRQLLPSGNTPAALSTTPGSTDWTTHRDWT, encoded by the exons ATGGTTGAATGTCATAACTGCATGAAAAAAGGTCATATGGCTTCAAATTGTTGTCGATATTGCAAGACAGCCGGACACTTGATTCAAAATTGTCCCACTCGTCCTCCACGATCTAATCAGAATAAAAATCAACATCGTCACAACTCTTCCAGGTCTGTAATTACAACTGATGCTGCTGCCAATGGATTTCTAGAATCTTCTCAATCTGCTTTGTCTATCACAAATATTCAGTCTCTTCTTAGACAACTTCTTCCTTCCGGTAATACTCCCGCCGCTCTTTCCACCACACCAG GATCCACGGACTGGACAACTCATAGGGACTGGACGTAA